The following proteins are co-located in the Marinomonas profundi genome:
- the moaC gene encoding cyclic pyranopterin monophosphate synthase MoaC, with protein MSDKLTHLDHQGHAHMVDVSDKNITKRTATAQAILLMQPTTLTKVIEGGLPKGDVLATARIAGIQAAKKTSDLIPLCHPLMLTKVTVDINVISDRELEVLCTCSLSGKTGVEMEALTGASIAALTLYDMCKAVDKGIVIQHVSLLAKKGGKSGDWSKGDA; from the coding sequence ATGAGCGATAAACTGACCCACCTAGACCATCAAGGCCATGCTCACATGGTCGATGTTTCAGACAAAAACATTACCAAGCGTACCGCGACGGCTCAGGCCATTTTATTGATGCAGCCAACGACGTTAACCAAGGTCATCGAAGGAGGGCTACCAAAAGGAGATGTGCTGGCGACGGCTCGCATCGCGGGTATTCAGGCGGCTAAAAAGACTTCTGATTTAATCCCTTTGTGTCACCCTTTAATGCTAACCAAGGTGACGGTGGACATTAATGTCATCAGTGATCGTGAGCTAGAGGTGTTGTGCACTTGTTCTCTGTCTGGCAAAACGGGGGTTGAAATGGAGGCGCTAACCGGTGCTAGTATTGCGGCATTAACTCTTTATGATATGTGCAAAGCGGTGGATAAAGGTATCGTGATTCAACATGTGTCTTTGTTAGCAAAGAAAGGTGGTAAAAGTGGCGACTGGAGTAAAGGGGATGCCTAG
- the pgm gene encoding phosphoglucomutase (alpha-D-glucose-1,6-bisphosphate-dependent), whose protein sequence is MAIHPQAGQLAAYDSLVNLPELMTAYYVKKPRAATHADERVSFGTSGHRGSALLSSFNEDHILAIAQAIAEYRQTQNISGPLYLGKDTHALSEAAFQTTLSVLTANGVRVRTQLNGGYTPTPVISHAVLTHNKAESDISDGIVITPSHNPPEDGGIKYNSSKGGPADKDITDWVAKRANALLENNLQGVKRLGLDEVQASGLIEPFDYINHYVDDLENVIDMKAIADAKIRIGVDPMGGSGIHYWEPIAKKYGLDISVVNKEVDPTFRFVPLDKDGRIRMDCSSPYSMQGLLKLKDEFDIAVGNDPDYDRHGIVCAQFGLMNPNAYLAVAIEYLSQHRPQWSQDIQFGKTLVSSGMIDRVVNGLGRQLCEVPVGFKWYVEGMFNGTMAFGGEESAGAAFLRKNGRVWTTDKDGFIMALLAAEILAVTGKDPQMLYEEQVSKFGRPFYKRIDVVATSAQKALLGALDVKNVTQKTLADEPITSILTHAPGNGAAIGGLKVSTDNGWFAARPSGTENVYKIYLESFVSEAHLAKLESEAKALVDSVLGN, encoded by the coding sequence ATGGCTATTCATCCTCAAGCAGGGCAGCTTGCTGCTTATGATTCACTGGTTAATCTTCCTGAGCTCATGACGGCGTATTATGTCAAAAAGCCCCGTGCAGCAACTCATGCCGATGAACGTGTGAGTTTTGGAACCTCAGGGCATCGTGGTAGCGCCTTGTTAAGCAGTTTTAATGAAGACCATATTCTTGCCATTGCGCAAGCCATTGCGGAATATCGCCAGACGCAGAATATTTCAGGGCCGCTGTACTTAGGCAAAGACACGCATGCCTTGTCTGAGGCGGCTTTTCAGACTACGTTGAGCGTGCTCACTGCAAATGGGGTGCGGGTTCGTACTCAATTGAATGGCGGTTATACGCCAACGCCTGTTATTTCCCATGCGGTGTTAACGCACAATAAAGCGGAATCTGATATTAGTGATGGCATTGTCATTACCCCTTCGCATAACCCGCCCGAAGATGGCGGTATTAAATACAATTCAAGCAAAGGCGGCCCAGCAGATAAAGACATTACTGACTGGGTGGCGAAAAGAGCGAATGCGTTATTAGAAAACAATCTACAAGGCGTTAAACGTCTTGGGTTAGACGAAGTGCAAGCCAGTGGTTTAATAGAGCCTTTTGATTATATTAATCATTATGTTGATGATCTTGAAAATGTCATTGATATGAAAGCCATTGCCGATGCAAAAATCCGCATTGGCGTCGATCCTATGGGCGGTTCAGGCATACATTACTGGGAGCCTATTGCGAAAAAATATGGCTTGGACATTAGTGTTGTCAATAAAGAAGTCGACCCGACGTTTCGGTTTGTGCCGCTTGATAAAGATGGCCGTATCCGCATGGACTGTTCTTCGCCGTATTCCATGCAGGGTTTGCTAAAACTCAAAGACGAATTTGACATTGCGGTTGGTAATGACCCTGATTACGACCGACACGGCATTGTCTGTGCTCAGTTTGGGTTAATGAACCCGAATGCTTATCTGGCCGTGGCGATAGAGTATTTGTCACAGCATAGACCGCAATGGTCGCAAGACATTCAATTTGGTAAAACATTGGTCTCCAGTGGCATGATAGATCGTGTCGTGAATGGGCTGGGTCGTCAGCTTTGTGAAGTCCCTGTCGGTTTTAAATGGTATGTGGAAGGCATGTTTAATGGCACCATGGCATTTGGTGGCGAAGAAAGCGCAGGCGCGGCGTTTTTACGCAAAAATGGCCGTGTTTGGACCACTGACAAAGATGGTTTCATTATGGCTTTGCTGGCGGCCGAAATATTGGCGGTGACAGGCAAAGACCCACAAATGCTTTATGAAGAGCAGGTCAGCAAGTTTGGTCGACCTTTTTACAAGCGCATCGATGTGGTGGCGACGTCGGCGCAAAAAGCCTTACTCGGTGCGTTAGATGTCAAAAACGTCACGCAAAAAACGCTAGCGGATGAGCCTATTACGTCGATATTGACCCATGCGCCAGGTAACGGCGCCGCCATTGGCGGTTTAAAAGTCTCTACTGATAATGGCTGGTTTGCAGCGAGGCCATCGGGTACGGAGAATGTTTATAAAATTTATCTAGAAAGTTTTGTGTCAGAAGCGCATCTGGCGAAATTGGAAAGCGAAGCGAAAGCGCTAGTCGACAGTGTGTTAGGGAATTAA
- a CDS encoding J domain-containing protein: MSLIDDYQLLEISTTASEQEAKTAFRRLARRYHPDKNPDKDTTELFQRLQAAYENVTNAIRQGAQVNDWKPFTFTKENTQSSAAKNRYTHFSSATDKEQEAFIKERQRAYEAMKRNNAHHDKVRDDAIKAARNTLNEKRVKALYEEAFKASKDFNAHGYSDTDDTGRKEKHTDIPPYQSFMDDEGDYTQPTRPYHSEAVSQPIRLNAAKAAFRAATYIAFFAAGIYSTLYWQSSQQETAESKTATYITGLYPQFRVGINYTLADTPLYAEPDVSSAILQTIPTQSDLQSIKLQGNWLTVRYNGINGWVQAKNIGFGSVEQARQTGCFGQPGIAPQHGKLIGQADGNSRLRILNQLPEHSMLTFESYDGKAPFSIYLYRKQAYAANYIPRGSYRLVLETGSLYHHACNQFLFNDTTKVILDKVDFASTEQTLTLTP, translated from the coding sequence ATGAGCCTAATAGACGATTATCAACTGCTGGAAATCTCCACCACCGCCAGCGAGCAGGAAGCAAAGACCGCATTTAGACGTTTGGCTAGGCGCTATCACCCTGACAAGAACCCAGACAAAGACACAACCGAGCTTTTTCAGCGCCTGCAAGCGGCGTATGAAAATGTCACCAATGCGATTCGCCAAGGGGCACAAGTCAACGATTGGAAGCCCTTTACCTTCACCAAAGAAAATACGCAAAGCTCGGCCGCTAAAAACCGTTACACGCATTTTTCGAGCGCCACCGATAAAGAACAAGAAGCCTTTATAAAAGAGCGACAACGCGCCTACGAAGCAATGAAACGCAACAACGCTCATCACGATAAAGTGCGTGATGACGCCATCAAAGCGGCGCGCAACACACTCAATGAAAAACGCGTCAAAGCCTTGTATGAAGAAGCCTTTAAAGCCTCAAAAGACTTCAACGCTCACGGCTATAGCGACACAGATGATACCGGCAGAAAAGAAAAACATACCGACATACCGCCCTATCAATCCTTTATGGATGACGAGGGCGACTACACGCAACCCACGCGCCCATACCACAGCGAAGCCGTTAGCCAACCCATTAGACTAAACGCCGCAAAGGCCGCGTTTCGAGCGGCGACCTATATCGCATTTTTTGCCGCCGGCATTTACAGCACACTTTATTGGCAATCCTCACAGCAAGAAACGGCCGAGTCTAAAACCGCCACTTACATCACTGGTTTATATCCGCAGTTCCGCGTTGGAATAAATTACACCTTGGCCGATACTCCGCTTTATGCTGAGCCCGATGTCTCCAGCGCTATCTTGCAAACCATCCCAACACAATCTGACCTGCAAAGTATAAAACTACAAGGTAACTGGTTGACGGTTCGCTATAACGGCATAAACGGCTGGGTGCAGGCCAAAAATATCGGTTTTGGCAGTGTTGAGCAAGCACGTCAAACGGGCTGCTTTGGCCAGCCAGGAATCGCCCCCCAGCATGGTAAATTAATTGGCCAAGCCGATGGCAACAGTCGGCTGCGTATACTCAATCAACTCCCAGAACACAGTATGCTCACTTTCGAATCTTATGACGGCAAAGCGCCTTTCTCTATTTATCTTTATAGAAAGCAAGCTTACGCCGCCAATTACATTCCAAGAGGCAGCTACCGATTGGTGTTGGAGACAGGATCCCTGTATCATCACGCCTGTAATCAATTCCTCTTTAACGACACAACCAAAGTCATCTTAGACAAGGTCGATTTCGCCAGCACAGAGCAAACACTCACGCTAACGCCATAA
- a CDS encoding M14 family metallopeptidase yields the protein MTSRIKISSAFDGGNISVIDASEPDNIRVKIPNDTNSKFLQWFYFRLQGGMGEQCVIQFENASDAAYPDGWVDYQAVASYDREYWFRVPTEYVDGKLVITHQPEQDSVYYAYFAPYSYERHLDMIAWAASHDDCITDHLGETAEGRDITLLEISKTQGLAKNIWIIARQHPGETMAEWFVEGLLERLFDESHPVARSLLKQCRFYVVPNMNPDGSVQGNLRVNSKGVNLNREWKNPTAEFSPEVLAVQKKMAETGVDLFLDIHGDETLPANFVDGCQGVPSFDARMEAMESLFKDMFLAVSPDFQTEIGYTPSQFGEANLTVATKWVGETYQCLSFTLEMPFKDNKNLPDEIVGWSPERAKILGADVLYPIYQVIMSSHMRADD from the coding sequence ATGACCAGCCGAATCAAGATCAGTAGTGCGTTTGATGGCGGTAACATCTCCGTTATTGACGCCTCGGAGCCGGACAATATTAGAGTAAAGATCCCTAATGATACAAACTCTAAATTTTTACAGTGGTTTTATTTTCGTTTACAAGGCGGAATGGGTGAGCAATGTGTCATTCAATTCGAAAACGCCAGCGACGCGGCGTACCCAGATGGTTGGGTAGATTATCAAGCCGTAGCGTCTTATGACCGTGAGTATTGGTTCCGCGTGCCAACTGAATATGTCGACGGTAAATTGGTGATTACTCACCAGCCCGAGCAAGACAGTGTGTATTACGCGTATTTTGCGCCTTACAGTTATGAACGTCATTTAGACATGATCGCTTGGGCGGCCAGTCATGACGATTGTATTACGGATCACTTGGGCGAAACCGCTGAAGGTCGTGATATTACCTTATTGGAAATTAGTAAAACCCAAGGGCTTGCGAAAAATATTTGGATCATCGCTCGCCAACATCCTGGTGAGACCATGGCTGAATGGTTTGTGGAAGGTTTGCTTGAGCGTTTGTTTGATGAATCCCACCCGGTCGCGCGTTCGTTGCTGAAGCAATGCCGTTTTTATGTGGTGCCAAACATGAACCCAGATGGGTCTGTGCAGGGGAATTTGCGGGTCAACAGCAAAGGTGTGAATTTGAACCGCGAATGGAAAAACCCAACCGCAGAATTCAGTCCCGAAGTGTTAGCGGTGCAAAAGAAAATGGCTGAAACGGGTGTGGATTTATTCTTGGATATTCATGGCGATGAGACACTTCCGGCGAACTTTGTAGATGGTTGCCAAGGTGTGCCATCGTTTGATGCGCGTATGGAAGCAATGGAGTCTTTGTTTAAAGACATGTTTCTCGCTGTCAGCCCAGACTTTCAGACTGAAATCGGCTACACGCCATCTCAGTTTGGTGAGGCGAATTTAACCGTCGCCACCAAATGGGTAGGGGAAACCTATCAGTGTTTGTCTTTCACCTTAGAAATGCCGTTCAAAGACAACAAAAACTTGCCAGACGAAATCGTTGGCTGGTCGCCAGAGCGCGCTAAAATTTTGGGGGCCGATGTGTTGTACCCTATTTATCAGGTGATTATGAGTTCTCACATGAGAGCGGACGATTGA
- a CDS encoding MoaD/ThiS family protein, with product MPSVKVVFFASLKERIGQGECRVEVVLPVTIGELKQQLANELAHGQALLEKGIQSSIDFEFARDTDLVPESVNEVAFFPPVTGG from the coding sequence ATGCCTAGCGTAAAAGTGGTGTTTTTTGCCTCACTCAAAGAGCGTATTGGTCAAGGTGAATGCAGGGTCGAAGTGGTCTTACCGGTGACTATTGGCGAATTAAAACAGCAATTAGCCAACGAATTGGCTCACGGGCAGGCGCTGCTTGAGAAAGGCATTCAATCCTCTATCGATTTTGAATTCGCACGGGACACAGACCTAGTGCCAGAAAGCGTTAATGAAGTGGCTTTTTTTCCACCGGTTACGGGAGGTTAA
- a CDS encoding EAL domain-containing protein: MTPKFVVSSFITLALLLWQPAVLGLTLTTPIPTFKEIHPLSAEQALLNAEKFTQQAYSESQGFSAQTYWHKLTFAESALEQENNFHLKLNYYVIEHLDFYLFHGDQLINHWKRGALDDWHTDTEYYDGIWIPLQLSSHQNTTLLIRKQGNSPLLTPFELLNAKDTLEKKQYQPIFWSVIISSLLILLTHNVFVFALLRQPGFLYYLALNIVILIALSAITGFNRWIFPESVSQWVIRQLFLVFGIGAWILFRFSVHFLKEIHIPAPQSIIRRYGDWIFVIFLISTQLLSVKTSALGFALIEVFMFIICTYWGVKAYAKGFLAVRFYLFSWFFLIVGSILNTLIFWKVLPINPITESIFPVACLLQLLSFSFAFADKAKQIETNRQQQALIDQPTGLPNRTYYFDQLPIHLANLNHSYNQPHNDPELALIIIDITNHRALSQAFGPAKADTAMVEIIEHIHQKTAEMNGLLSFPLPNKTLKKIIRISTQNILLISTTPALIKTQIQFIQHTLDYSTLVNNIHFRHQYKIGSALYPSQGANLDKLYQNALIAKNSVTYSSGNWLPFTDNLKNNHAHQLHLITQLTNDIQQEALYFDIQPQVDLLTRQIIGGEVLVRWNNDKLGQVSPAEFIPLAEQTGLIYKLTDLLLEKVFQWAHQHPHALLNKRLSINISALDLLQEDFAHRVSLLIQRHRLSPQTFTIEITETSVFQNNAIVHDNVKQLHQAGFKLAIDDFGVGYSSMQNLVALQTDELKIDQFFIMSLLEDAQSQILCRNMIDLSKALNIISVAEGIESEGILQLLQDWHCQVGQGYHLYRPMSPADYLALLNKKVPPLSTPTNRA, encoded by the coding sequence ATGACCCCAAAATTCGTTGTATCTTCCTTTATCACCCTAGCCTTATTGTTATGGCAGCCAGCCGTATTGGGTCTAACACTCACAACGCCAATCCCTACTTTTAAAGAAATACACCCTCTTTCTGCAGAACAAGCCTTGCTGAATGCAGAAAAATTCACGCAACAAGCCTATTCAGAATCGCAAGGTTTTTCAGCGCAGACTTATTGGCATAAATTAACTTTCGCAGAATCCGCACTGGAGCAAGAAAACAACTTTCACCTCAAATTAAATTATTACGTTATTGAGCACCTCGATTTTTACCTGTTTCATGGCGATCAACTCATTAACCATTGGAAGCGAGGCGCGCTCGATGACTGGCATACCGACACAGAATATTACGATGGCATCTGGATTCCGCTTCAATTATCGAGTCATCAAAATACGACGTTACTGATACGCAAACAGGGCAACAGCCCTCTTCTAACGCCTTTCGAGTTACTAAATGCAAAAGACACCCTAGAAAAAAAGCAATACCAGCCGATTTTTTGGAGTGTCATTATCAGCAGCCTACTCATTTTGCTTACCCACAACGTCTTTGTTTTTGCCCTTCTCAGGCAACCCGGCTTTCTATATTACCTTGCACTCAACATTGTGATTCTTATCGCTTTGTCGGCTATCACAGGGTTTAATCGCTGGATCTTTCCGGAATCCGTTAGCCAATGGGTTATAAGGCAACTATTCCTCGTTTTCGGTATTGGCGCGTGGATCCTCTTTCGTTTCAGTGTGCATTTTTTAAAGGAAATTCACATCCCCGCCCCACAGTCAATTATTCGTCGATACGGTGATTGGATTTTTGTTATTTTCTTGATTTCAACACAGCTACTCTCCGTCAAGACGTCGGCCTTAGGGTTCGCCTTAATTGAAGTGTTTATGTTTATAATTTGTACTTATTGGGGTGTAAAAGCGTACGCCAAAGGCTTTCTTGCGGTCCGCTTCTATTTGTTTTCATGGTTCTTTTTAATAGTCGGCAGCATCCTAAACACCCTTATTTTTTGGAAGGTTTTGCCTATAAACCCCATTACCGAATCGATTTTCCCCGTGGCTTGTCTATTGCAACTGCTCAGTTTTTCATTTGCCTTTGCTGATAAAGCCAAGCAAATAGAAACCAATCGCCAACAGCAAGCCCTGATTGATCAGCCAACAGGCTTACCTAACAGAACCTATTATTTTGACCAACTGCCTATTCATTTAGCGAATCTCAATCACTCATACAATCAGCCGCACAATGATCCTGAACTGGCACTTATCATCATAGACATCACCAATCATCGAGCATTAAGCCAAGCGTTTGGTCCCGCAAAAGCAGACACTGCCATGGTTGAAATCATCGAACATATCCATCAAAAAACAGCCGAGATGAACGGCCTTTTATCTTTTCCTTTGCCAAACAAAACCCTCAAAAAAATCATCCGTATCAGCACGCAAAACATTCTCTTGATTAGCACAACGCCAGCCTTGATAAAAACACAAATTCAATTCATCCAACACACATTAGACTATTCTACGCTGGTGAATAATATTCACTTTAGACACCAATATAAAATTGGCAGCGCCCTCTATCCATCACAAGGAGCCAATCTAGACAAGCTCTACCAAAATGCGCTTATCGCAAAAAACTCGGTGACTTACTCATCAGGCAATTGGCTCCCTTTTACTGATAACTTAAAAAACAACCATGCCCATCAGCTGCATTTAATTACGCAGCTCACCAATGATATTCAACAGGAAGCACTGTATTTCGATATTCAACCTCAAGTCGATTTACTCACCCGCCAAATCATCGGTGGGGAAGTTTTGGTGCGCTGGAATAACGATAAATTAGGGCAAGTTTCACCTGCTGAATTCATACCGCTAGCAGAGCAAACCGGGCTTATTTATAAACTCACAGACCTGTTACTGGAAAAAGTATTCCAATGGGCACATCAACACCCCCATGCCCTATTGAACAAACGCTTATCCATCAACATCTCAGCGCTTGACCTATTACAAGAGGATTTTGCTCATCGCGTCTCACTCTTAATTCAGCGCCACCGTTTATCGCCCCAAACCTTCACCATAGAAATCACCGAAACCAGTGTTTTTCAAAATAATGCCATCGTACATGACAACGTAAAGCAGCTTCATCAAGCCGGCTTCAAACTCGCTATCGATGATTTTGGTGTCGGTTATAGTTCCATGCAGAACCTTGTCGCCTTACAAACTGACGAACTAAAAATAGACCAATTCTTTATTATGAGCTTACTCGAGGATGCACAAAGCCAGATCTTATGCCGCAATATGATAGACCTGAGTAAGGCGCTTAATATTATCAGTGTCGCTGAAGGCATTGAATCAGAAGGCATACTGCAGTTATTGCAGGACTGGCATTGCCAAGTTGGTCAGGGTTATCACCTCTATCGCCCTATGTCACCCGCTGACTACCTGGCGCTGTTGAATAAAAAAGTTCCACCTTTGTCCACGCCAACAAATCGTGCATAA
- a CDS encoding molybdenum cofactor biosynthesis protein MoaE, which yields MILVQEDDFQVDALYKGLLKANETGAVAMFVGLVRQFSDLPNGACHFELEHYPGMTERNLQTIVDEANARWPLLDVCVVHRVGRLSVDDQIVFVGVSAAHRADAFQACDFIMDYLKSRAAFWKKESQGSESHWVEANTNDEKSLERW from the coding sequence ATGATTCTTGTACAGGAAGACGATTTTCAGGTGGATGCTTTATACAAGGGTCTATTAAAAGCCAATGAAACGGGCGCTGTGGCGATGTTTGTCGGTTTAGTGCGGCAGTTTTCGGATTTGCCTAACGGCGCGTGTCACTTTGAGCTTGAACATTATCCTGGCATGACAGAACGCAACCTGCAGACTATTGTCGATGAGGCCAATGCTCGTTGGCCCTTGTTGGATGTTTGCGTTGTGCACCGTGTTGGTCGTTTGTCGGTGGACGATCAGATCGTCTTTGTTGGCGTCAGCGCTGCGCATCGTGCCGACGCTTTTCAAGCCTGTGACTTTATTATGGATTATTTAAAAAGCCGAGCGGCGTTTTGGAAAAAAGAGTCTCAGGGCTCAGAAAGCCATTGGGTAGAAGCCAATACTAATGACGAAAAAAGCTTAGAGCGCTGGTAA
- the efpL gene encoding elongation factor P-like protein EfpL: MPKASEIKKNIAISYDNKTYIVKDIERSVPQGRAGGSLYRMRMYDVVTGRKLDETFKDSDMIDLADLVRRQAMFSYSDGEEYVFMDSEDYTPYSLNKSAIEEEILFVNEDTVGIQVVLVNDVPVIIELPTNVELEVVETDPSIKGASATSRNKPAKLSTGAVIQVPEHISTGDRIKVNVEERKFAGRAEK, from the coding sequence ATGCCTAAGGCAAGTGAGATCAAAAAGAATATCGCGATTAGCTACGACAACAAAACCTATATTGTGAAAGATATCGAACGGTCGGTTCCTCAAGGTCGTGCCGGTGGAAGTTTGTATCGCATGCGTATGTATGATGTGGTGACAGGGCGTAAATTGGATGAAACCTTTAAAGATTCGGACATGATTGATCTTGCTGATCTCGTTCGCCGTCAAGCGATGTTCTCTTATTCCGATGGTGAGGAGTATGTTTTCATGGACAGCGAAGACTACACGCCATACAGTTTGAATAAGAGCGCTATTGAAGAAGAGATTCTGTTTGTTAATGAAGACACAGTCGGCATTCAAGTGGTGTTGGTTAACGACGTGCCTGTCATTATCGAATTACCGACCAACGTTGAGTTAGAGGTCGTTGAAACCGACCCTTCAATCAAGGGCGCTTCTGCAACGTCGCGTAACAAGCCAGCTAAATTGTCTACTGGCGCGGTGATTCAAGTGCCTGAGCACATTTCTACGGGTGATCGTATCAAGGTCAATGTAGAAGAACGTAAGTTTGCGGGCCGCGCTGAGAAGTAA
- the trmJ gene encoding tRNA (cytosine(32)/uridine(32)-2'-O)-methyltransferase TrmJ, translating into MLSNIRIVLINTFHPGNVGAIARAMKNMGLTKLYLVDPNDYPSEEATSRAAGAVDLLENATIVTTLEEAIADCSLVIGTSARHRTFQLPIMNARECAESVIPEAVDHNVAIVFGRETTGLLNDEIAQCHRQVYIDANDEYPVLNISQAVQIVAYEIWMANQNKENYQKETPEYPHKKDMDLFYAHLEETLYGINFIIRSHPGKVLDKLHRFFNRSRPEKQELGILRGVLAAVQREAGLTEANNHPEKKAKDILKEAAKKD; encoded by the coding sequence ATGCTAAGTAATATCCGAATCGTATTGATCAACACCTTTCACCCTGGCAACGTCGGTGCCATTGCCCGAGCCATGAAAAATATGGGCTTAACCAAGCTTTATTTGGTTGATCCAAATGACTATCCATCGGAAGAAGCGACCAGCCGAGCAGCCGGCGCTGTTGATCTACTTGAAAATGCCACCATAGTGACCACGCTCGAAGAAGCCATCGCAGACTGTAGCCTTGTGATTGGCACCAGCGCGCGCCATCGCACCTTTCAACTGCCGATCATGAATGCCAGAGAATGCGCCGAAAGCGTCATCCCAGAAGCGGTTGATCATAACGTGGCGATTGTTTTTGGCCGTGAGACCACAGGCTTATTAAACGACGAAATAGCCCAATGCCACCGCCAAGTGTATATCGACGCCAACGATGAATACCCCGTGCTCAATATTTCACAAGCCGTGCAAATCGTTGCTTATGAGATTTGGATGGCCAATCAGAACAAAGAAAACTATCAAAAAGAAACGCCAGAGTACCCACACAAAAAAGACATGGATCTTTTTTATGCGCATTTAGAAGAAACCCTTTATGGCATTAACTTCATCATCCGCAGCCATCCTGGTAAAGTCTTAGATAAGTTACATCGTTTCTTTAATCGCTCACGTCCAGAGAAACAAGAATTAGGCATTTTACGCGGCGTACTGGCCGCAGTACAAAGGGAAGCGGGGCTGACAGAAGCCAACAATCACCCAGAGAAAAAAGCCAAAGACATATTAAAAGAAGCGGCTAAAAAAGATTAA
- a CDS encoding MarC family protein — MSTEFSILSATLLFLFVIDPFGNIPILLSVMKGVPQKRQYQIVVRDGLIGLLILVCFLFFGAEFLQLLHLETESISIAGGVVLFVIALKMIFPSPLTKDKGPVMEPFIVPISIPMLAGPSTLATLLVMVKSYPDGRDSLLIAIFAAWGISVVILAMAPLLNRLLKEKGLAALERLMGMLLLMMSVQMLVNGIRGLVTHMAASL; from the coding sequence ATGAGTACAGAATTTTCGATTTTATCGGCCACCTTGCTGTTTTTGTTCGTTATTGATCCATTTGGTAATATTCCAATTTTGTTGTCTGTGATGAAGGGCGTGCCGCAAAAACGTCAATACCAGATCGTGGTGCGTGATGGTCTAATTGGCTTACTGATCTTGGTGTGCTTTTTGTTTTTTGGCGCTGAGTTTTTACAGTTACTGCATTTGGAAACGGAATCTATTTCCATTGCCGGTGGCGTGGTGCTGTTTGTGATTGCTTTGAAAATGATTTTCCCTTCCCCTTTGACGAAGGATAAAGGCCCTGTCATGGAGCCTTTTATTGTGCCCATTTCTATTCCTATGTTGGCGGGGCCTTCTACTTTGGCCACTCTGCTGGTGATGGTGAAAAGTTACCCTGACGGTCGAGATAGCTTATTGATTGCGATCTTTGCCGCATGGGGGATTTCTGTGGTGATTCTGGCAATGGCACCGTTATTGAATCGACTGTTGAAAGAAAAAGGCTTGGCCGCATTGGAGCGTTTGATGGGAATGCTGTTGTTAATGATGTCGGTACAGATGTTGGTGAATGGGATTCGGGGGCTGGTAACGCACATGGCGGCGAGCCTGTAG